A genomic window from Alkalihalobacillus sp. AL-G includes:
- a CDS encoding DUF418 domain-containing protein: MKPAPITANERIVSLDIIRGFALLGIFLVNMPSFFAPALKYDFYGLTPEYTGVDQWVRLIFDLFVQAKFYPMFSFLFGLGFYIFLTRAEKNLEEPTWLFVRRLFILLLFGLLHLILFWYGDILHTYAVTGFFLLFFFNRKPITILIWAIGLISFYYALLASNLLAPESLLERAQAWNQSVGSEKVAEAVQIYDQGSLIQLLTYRFMNEVLPILENLPYQIPHILGLFLFGLYIGKKEIISNPSLHKRFIKLTWIISGLIAIPFTVWLTAIQLNLMDYGAYQDIMSLFVLTVGGPFLTAFYIFSFVRLLQKDRWQRFLKPIGITGRMALTNYLAQTIITLVILLGFDLYNNIGLTIGLLLTIGIFILQVVFSVYWLNRFRFGPLEWVWRSLTYGHRQLIRLEKQERDTD; the protein is encoded by the coding sequence ATGAAGCCTGCACCGATTACGGCAAATGAACGGATTGTTTCACTGGATATTATTCGAGGTTTTGCATTACTCGGTATCTTTCTCGTGAATATGCCTTCTTTTTTCGCACCTGCCTTAAAATATGATTTTTACGGTTTAACACCTGAATACACAGGGGTTGATCAGTGGGTTCGGCTTATTTTCGATCTGTTTGTTCAAGCGAAATTTTACCCAATGTTTTCGTTTTTGTTCGGACTAGGATTCTATATATTTTTAACGAGAGCCGAGAAAAACCTAGAAGAACCAACATGGCTTTTTGTACGTCGCTTGTTCATTTTATTGCTGTTTGGATTGTTGCACCTGATTTTGTTTTGGTACGGAGATATATTACATACCTACGCAGTTACAGGGTTCTTCCTCTTATTCTTTTTTAACAGGAAACCGATAACGATCCTCATTTGGGCAATAGGCTTGATTTCATTCTATTATGCGCTCCTAGCCTCGAACTTGCTTGCCCCGGAATCATTACTTGAACGGGCACAAGCTTGGAATCAATCGGTCGGTTCTGAAAAAGTTGCAGAAGCGGTGCAAATATATGATCAAGGTTCACTCATACAATTGTTAACCTATCGTTTTATGAACGAGGTCCTTCCGATCCTGGAAAACCTTCCATACCAAATTCCGCATATTCTTGGGTTGTTTCTTTTCGGTCTTTATATAGGTAAAAAAGAAATCATTTCGAATCCGAGCCTGCATAAGCGTTTTATCAAACTGACATGGATAATCAGCGGATTGATTGCGATTCCATTTACGGTTTGGCTTACGGCAATCCAGCTCAATCTTATGGATTACGGAGCTTATCAGGATATCATGAGTCTTTTTGTCCTTACTGTTGGCGGTCCGTTTTTGACAGCCTTTTATATCTTTTCATTTGTACGGTTACTTCAAAAAGACCGATGGCAAAGATTCCTAAAGCCGATCGGAATAACCGGAAGAATGGCTTTAACTAATTATCTCGCACAAACTATCATCACCCTCGTCATCCTTCTTGGTTTTGATCTTTATAACAACATAGGCCTTACAATTGGACTTCTGCTTACAATCGGGATTTTCATCCTACAGGTCGTGTTCAGCGTATACTGGTTGAATCGCTTCAGATTCGGTCCACTAGAGTGGGTATGGCGTTCGCTGACTTATGGCCATCGACAGTTGATAAGACTTGAAAAACAGGAAAGGGATACTGACTAA
- a CDS encoding Hsp20/alpha crystallin family protein, whose amino-acid sequence MKQNKGKMNWSNYSKDVDNVLGEDFWNDLHHVIPKRGPSFDMYETDTEGVIVFELPGLRSIQDIHIKQNGTQLVLQGNIAYPYPVKPEELSHNERFTGEFKRIVSVPFHYNPEHVKARYKNGLLEIHIQKAASEDEIIIDLEDDR is encoded by the coding sequence ATGAAACAAAATAAGGGGAAGATGAATTGGTCGAATTATTCAAAGGACGTGGATAACGTTCTTGGTGAGGACTTTTGGAATGACCTTCATCACGTTATTCCGAAACGGGGTCCATCCTTTGATATGTATGAAACAGATACTGAAGGGGTGATTGTCTTTGAGTTGCCAGGGCTACGTTCCATACAAGACATTCACATCAAGCAAAATGGCACTCAGCTTGTCCTACAAGGAAATATCGCCTATCCATATCCCGTCAAACCTGAAGAACTTAGCCATAATGAACGCTTTACTGGAGAATTCAAACGAATCGTTTCTGTCCCGTTCCATTACAACCCCGAACACGTCAAAGCCCGTTATAAGAACGGTTTGCTAGAAATCCATATTCAAAAAGCTGCTAGTGAAGATGAAATCATAATTGATCTTGAGGATGACAGATAG
- a CDS encoding Hsp20/alpha crystallin family protein: MDRFSNLFDYSKLINQFLDDPMKWVNGKNNLTNMDMSWLEQYIQQTIQQTVNNPGTGVQPHMVSHEGRNNAVNYELFELMNHYVVKIHVPENVKAEQVRITLGNTRLNVSGVSNEQPSDTIPIPGPVSRKNMKAKYKDHMIEIRLQKLNDETVSDIPIEF; this comes from the coding sequence ATGGATCGTTTTTCGAATCTGTTTGACTATAGCAAGCTCATCAATCAATTTCTAGATGATCCGATGAAATGGGTCAATGGTAAGAACAATCTTACCAATATGGATATGTCTTGGCTTGAACAATATATCCAGCAGACAATCCAGCAAACGGTCAATAATCCTGGAACAGGGGTTCAACCGCATATGGTTTCACATGAAGGTAGAAATAATGCGGTTAATTATGAGTTGTTTGAATTAATGAATCACTACGTAGTTAAAATCCATGTGCCGGAAAATGTTAAAGCAGAGCAGGTCCGGATCACTCTTGGAAATACTCGATTAAATGTGTCCGGGGTGTCAAACGAACAACCGTCCGATACGATTCCAATCCCTGGACCAGTTTCGAGAAAAAATATGAAAGCGAAATACAAGGATCATATGATTGAAATAAGGCTCCAGAAGTTGAATGACGAAACCGTCAGTGATATTCCGATTGAATTTTAA
- a CDS encoding histidine kinase dimerization/phospho-acceptor domain-containing protein gives MGIKWNDRIKFTILVLLLTFGITGTLTGLKHGDTYWRTNYFETEKFEYQLDHYLHQLSLELTDKDELKDAIKVTEEEIENYRRTRYGSQAEQISSITDQYEPKIQQAKETGDEQLEEAYKNERDKKIADISKNFESDRYVRQKILNEKEEIIDDYFSEIRDFYSDSQRFQSSFQYYLKNTKTGEIHTDTSVAEMVDVEQRFNEGDMAYFSHFNDLPVVSRQIYFEGSNEIDNLIDESFRSFQGYIGVPKSGNNLILADQRDFQLQRIAYFIYVIGGLGALVLAFFLYKRTDIRQSIKTKSWQPYFDRVPIDVSIFITFFIGFITFILMLNGLGIGYIHRPIFPIVLDVIFWDLIPKALLLLLSFFLGKMLYARVRDHKRLKEEWRKSLILRIFHSLKMVFLNRKTGTQLILLLIVIFCWGAGTILTMIYPALLLVHIPASALIGLPVLILLFRRIGYFNKIAYNVSMLANGNLEKDLPIKGKSVLADHAKNLNTLKHGVKVSQNEQAKSERLKTELITNVSHDLRTPLTSIITYTELLKKTDLSNEERESYIGIIDRKSKRLKVLIDDLFEASKIASGSIDLVKERVDLVQLLQQALAEYNETINESTIQLRVSNPETPVYAVVDGQKLWRVFDNLIGNILKYSLENTRVYISVKTQHDRAMIVFKNVTKYELSEDVDELFDRFKRGDTSRHTEGSGLGLAIAKSIVDLHDGSLDIEVDGDLFKVTVTLKAEAS, from the coding sequence TTGGGTATAAAATGGAACGATAGGATCAAATTCACCATATTGGTGCTGTTGCTGACGTTCGGTATCACCGGGACGTTAACGGGTCTGAAACATGGGGATACATATTGGCGGACTAATTATTTCGAGACGGAAAAATTCGAATATCAGCTGGATCATTATCTCCATCAACTTTCTCTGGAGCTGACTGATAAGGACGAATTGAAAGATGCTATTAAGGTAACAGAAGAGGAAATCGAAAACTATCGCCGCACCCGGTATGGAAGTCAGGCGGAGCAAATTTCGAGCATCACGGACCAATATGAACCGAAGATCCAGCAAGCAAAAGAAACTGGCGATGAACAGCTGGAGGAAGCGTACAAAAATGAACGGGATAAGAAAATTGCGGACATCTCGAAAAACTTTGAAAGCGATAGATATGTCCGTCAGAAAATTTTGAACGAAAAAGAAGAAATAATCGATGATTATTTCTCGGAGATACGTGATTTTTATTCTGATTCTCAACGTTTCCAATCTTCATTCCAATACTATTTGAAAAATACGAAAACCGGAGAAATTCACACCGATACATCAGTAGCAGAGATGGTAGATGTAGAACAACGGTTCAATGAAGGTGATATGGCGTATTTCAGTCATTTCAATGATCTGCCTGTCGTAAGTAGACAGATCTATTTTGAAGGCAGTAATGAAATAGACAACTTGATCGATGAATCCTTTCGAAGCTTTCAAGGTTATATCGGAGTACCAAAGTCTGGTAACAACTTGATCTTAGCGGATCAGCGTGATTTCCAGCTGCAGCGCATTGCCTATTTCATCTATGTCATCGGTGGATTGGGTGCGTTGGTTCTAGCATTTTTTCTTTATAAAAGAACAGACATCCGGCAATCGATAAAGACGAAAAGCTGGCAGCCATATTTCGATCGTGTGCCGATCGATGTCAGCATTTTCATCACGTTTTTCATCGGTTTCATCACGTTCATACTCATGCTGAACGGTCTTGGAATCGGTTATATTCATCGACCAATTTTCCCGATCGTTCTGGATGTTATATTTTGGGATCTAATTCCGAAAGCGTTGTTGCTGTTGCTTTCGTTCTTTTTAGGGAAAATGCTGTATGCACGGGTTCGCGATCATAAACGATTGAAAGAAGAGTGGAGAAAGAGCTTGATTCTCCGTATTTTCCACAGCTTGAAGATGGTATTTCTGAACCGTAAGACCGGAACTCAACTAATTCTGTTGTTGATCGTCATCTTTTGTTGGGGGGCTGGTACTATTCTGACGATGATCTATCCAGCGCTCCTGCTTGTCCATATCCCAGCATCGGCTCTTATTGGTTTGCCAGTGTTGATTTTACTATTCAGACGGATCGGTTATTTCAATAAGATTGCGTATAACGTAAGTATGTTGGCGAATGGTAATTTAGAAAAGGACCTACCTATCAAGGGTAAATCGGTGTTAGCGGATCATGCTAAAAACCTCAATACACTCAAGCACGGTGTGAAGGTTTCACAAAACGAACAGGCAAAAAGCGAGAGGCTTAAAACGGAGCTGATCACGAATGTCAGCCATGACCTCAGGACCCCATTGACGTCGATCATTACGTATACGGAATTGTTGAAAAAGACGGATCTGTCGAACGAGGAACGCGAATCCTATATCGGAATCATCGACCGTAAGTCCAAGCGGTTGAAGGTGCTCATTGATGATCTGTTCGAGGCATCCAAAATAGCGAGCGGAAGTATTGACTTAGTCAAGGAACGGGTAGACCTTGTCCAGCTTTTACAGCAGGCACTGGCTGAATATAATGAAACTATCAATGAATCCACCATACAGCTGCGTGTTTCAAATCCAGAAACACCTGTTTATGCTGTGGTTGATGGGCAAAAGCTGTGGCGAGTCTTTGATAACCTGATCGGAAATATTCTAAAATATTCGTTAGAAAATACAAGAGTTTATATATCAGTCAAAACTCAACATGACCGAGCGATGATTGTGTTTAAAAATGTCACCAAATATGAGCTTAGCGAAGATGTTGATGAGTTGTTCGACCGCTTTAAAAGAGGAGACACATCACGTCATACGGAGGGTTCCGGACTTGGACTTGCAATTGCAAAATCGATTGTAGACCTGCATGATGGAAGCTTAGATATTGAAGTTGATGGTGATCTTTTTAAAGTGACAGTGACGTTGAAAGCGGAAGCAAGTTAG
- a CDS encoding response regulator transcription factor, whose amino-acid sequence MSDYNVLVVDDEEEIRDAIEIYLKNEGLNVIKAKDGLEAIERLHEHQVHLIVLDMMMPRLDGIVTTFKIREEQNIPIIILSAKSEDTDKVLGLQVGADDYVTKPFNPLELIARVKSQLRRYVALGTYEGVEKLIDVNGLTLDQSAKEVKVHGEPVKLTPIEYKIVELLMKNAGRVFSIDEIYERVWKEPGYNAENTVAVHIRKIREKIEIDPKNPRYLKVVWGIGYKMER is encoded by the coding sequence ATGAGTGATTATAACGTACTTGTCGTAGATGATGAAGAAGAGATCCGCGACGCAATTGAAATCTATTTGAAAAATGAAGGGTTGAACGTCATCAAGGCGAAGGACGGTCTCGAGGCGATTGAACGTTTACATGAACACCAGGTCCATCTGATTGTCTTGGATATGATGATGCCTCGTCTTGACGGGATAGTGACGACATTCAAAATTCGCGAAGAACAAAACATTCCGATTATTATCTTAAGTGCAAAAAGCGAAGATACAGATAAAGTGCTAGGTTTACAGGTTGGCGCAGATGATTATGTGACGAAGCCGTTCAACCCGTTGGAGCTGATTGCCCGAGTGAAGTCGCAATTGAGGAGATACGTAGCGCTTGGTACATATGAAGGGGTCGAAAAGCTAATTGATGTGAACGGGCTTACATTGGATCAATCGGCCAAAGAAGTAAAGGTACATGGTGAGCCGGTAAAGCTCACACCAATCGAATATAAGATCGTAGAGCTGCTCATGAAAAATGCTGGGCGTGTGTTTTCAATCGATGAAATATACGAGCGGGTGTGGAAGGAACCAGGATATAACGCAGAAAACACGGTCGCTGTACATATCCGGAAAATACGCGAAAAGATAGAAATCGATCCGAAAAATCCAAGATATTTAAAGGTGGTGTGGGGAATTGGGTATAAAATGGAACGATAG
- a CDS encoding cupin domain-containing protein, with amino-acid sequence MKIFRFDKEVSKRITQFDSNFWMSRITATEEPVHIGCMHIEVGGIVGFHQAVTDQLFLVVSGEGWVRGEDEERISIKAGEAAFWVDGEWHESGSENGMTTIVIESTKLAPSTVLQAKQD; translated from the coding sequence ATGAAGATTTTCCGATTTGATAAAGAAGTGAGCAAGCGAATCACGCAGTTCGATTCTAATTTTTGGATGTCACGGATCACCGCTACGGAAGAGCCGGTCCACATCGGCTGCATGCATATCGAAGTTGGAGGGATTGTCGGGTTTCATCAGGCGGTTACCGACCAGTTATTCCTTGTCGTTTCTGGCGAAGGATGGGTCCGTGGTGAAGATGAGGAGCGTATCTCGATAAAAGCAGGCGAGGCAGCCTTCTGGGTTGACGGAGAATGGCATGAATCCGGGTCAGAAAACGGGATGACCACGATCGTGATCGAATCAACAAAACTCGCTCCATCAACCGTCCTGCAGGCGAAACAAGATTGA
- a CDS encoding GNAT family N-acetyltransferase translates to MINYKGTPKIETDRLVLRKMELQDAQKVFDHWLSDERVSDNRVNAAHKNVSETIERVAKIVCDYANKEFCWWAIERKADGKLIGEIDLYDFDNTTGNCEVSYSIGYEWWNQGYGTEALRAIMEFGFRHMNIHKIAAVHNTDNRASGKVMSKAGMVQEGIIRHMIRNAKNQYKDCAVYGILQEDYSKSNAQTDILKID, encoded by the coding sequence ATGATCAACTATAAAGGAACCCCCAAAATAGAGACCGACCGATTGGTCCTCAGAAAGATGGAACTCCAAGATGCCCAAAAGGTTTTTGACCATTGGCTTTCAGACGAACGTGTATCTGACAATCGGGTTAATGCAGCACACAAGAACGTTTCGGAAACAATTGAGAGGGTAGCAAAGATAGTATGTGATTATGCCAATAAAGAATTTTGTTGGTGGGCAATTGAGAGGAAAGCTGACGGTAAATTGATCGGCGAAATCGATTTGTATGATTTCGACAACACCACCGGAAACTGTGAGGTAAGTTATTCGATTGGATATGAATGGTGGAATCAGGGATATGGGACGGAAGCGTTAAGAGCGATTATGGAATTTGGCTTCAGGCATATGAACATTCATAAAATCGCTGCAGTACATAACACCGACAATCGGGCTTCTGGGAAAGTGATGAGTAAAGCAGGAATGGTACAAGAAGGAATCATCAGACATATGATCCGTAATGCCAAGAACCAATACAAGGATTGTGCTGTCTATGGAATTCTTCAAGAGGACTATTCCAAAAGCAATGCCCAAACCGATATTTTAAAGATAGATTGA
- a CDS encoding DinB family protein → MELFITQYDWIQRTRESLFRYCETLSPTDYVKELENFGGDSIRSLHAHVADCYRAWLGSRALGKSLPEIKPESVNNVQEMRQIFKKTDDLVHEFLNEFKGRCDHSIPVTFKSGENAEFTTLWLFTHTATHEFHHKGQIVKIGRQLGYTPPDTDLIETFDSVKSG, encoded by the coding sequence ATGGAATTATTCATTACTCAGTATGATTGGATCCAACGTACAAGAGAATCATTATTTCGTTATTGCGAAACGTTGTCACCTACCGATTATGTTAAAGAACTAGAAAATTTTGGTGGAGATTCTATACGCAGTTTGCATGCTCATGTAGCCGATTGTTATCGGGCATGGCTGGGGAGTCGTGCCCTTGGGAAATCACTTCCCGAAATAAAACCAGAGTCCGTCAACAACGTACAGGAAATGCGCCAGATTTTTAAGAAAACGGATGACCTGGTACATGAGTTTTTGAATGAATTCAAAGGGAGATGCGATCACTCGATTCCAGTAACCTTTAAAAGTGGGGAAAACGCGGAGTTTACGACATTGTGGCTTTTTACTCACACGGCTACTCACGAGTTCCATCATAAAGGACAAATCGTGAAAATAGGCAGACAGCTCGGGTATACGCCGCCTGATACGGACCTCATTGAAACCTTTGATTCGGTAAAATCAGGATAA
- a CDS encoding helix-turn-helix transcriptional regulator, which yields MKKKNETRDVYSAVADPTRRELIRLLADAEELPLHKLTAHFQIGRTAVSKHLVILKDVDLVKDRKVGRETRYRLNAEPLLEIEDWVSYYTKFWRERADLLRQLLQEEKNET from the coding sequence TTGAAAAAGAAAAATGAGACGAGGGACGTTTATAGTGCCGTTGCCGATCCAACCCGGCGTGAGCTGATTCGTTTATTGGCTGATGCTGAGGAGTTGCCCCTCCATAAGTTAACAGCACATTTTCAAATAGGGCGTACAGCGGTTTCCAAACATTTGGTTATTTTAAAGGATGTTGATTTGGTAAAGGACCGAAAAGTCGGGCGGGAAACCCGCTATCGTCTGAATGCCGAGCCGCTCTTGGAAATCGAAGACTGGGTATCTTATTACACGAAATTCTGGAGGGAAAGAGCAGATCTTTTACGTCAATTATTGCAGGAGGAGAAAAATGAAACCTGA
- a CDS encoding SRPBCC domain-containing protein, with protein sequence MKPEISLDFQYASPIEKVWHALTDSNMLAKWVMENNFKPIVGYKFQFRTEPNKYWDGIVDSEVLVVEEPYKLSYTWVTAGENTKVTWTLKKNGDITHLHLEHTGFKSESLSYNGAKYGWVKMSSELKKLLAEY encoded by the coding sequence ATGAAACCTGAAATTTCACTGGACTTTCAATATGCAAGTCCGATCGAAAAGGTATGGCATGCTTTAACCGATTCAAACATGTTGGCGAAATGGGTGATGGAAAACAATTTCAAACCGATCGTCGGCTATAAATTCCAGTTTCGTACAGAGCCGAATAAGTATTGGGATGGAATTGTCGATTCCGAAGTGCTCGTTGTGGAGGAGCCTTACAAGTTATCTTACACATGGGTGACTGCAGGGGAAAACACAAAGGTTACATGGACACTGAAAAAAAATGGTGATATCACTCATTTGCATCTCGAACATACCGGATTCAAAAGTGAGAGCCTATCGTACAATGGGGCGAAATATGGCTGGGTGAAAATGAGCAGCGAGCTCAAAAAGTTGTTAGCGGAATATTAA
- a CDS encoding DoxX family protein, with product MTVISIVLQSLLAAYFAFSGIAKVIGAKYWADIFDNLKLPQWFRSVTGFVQLIGATVLVIGYWYEGVVVWAGIWLGITMLLACLAHLRVKDPFGKTAPAILFLVLVLTLFVMNANDLVLPLS from the coding sequence ATGACTGTAATTTCAATCGTTCTTCAAAGTTTGTTGGCAGCTTATTTTGCATTCTCAGGCATCGCAAAGGTAATTGGTGCTAAATACTGGGCTGACATTTTTGATAACCTTAAACTGCCTCAATGGTTTCGTTCCGTCACAGGCTTCGTCCAGTTAATCGGAGCAACTGTACTTGTCATCGGCTACTGGTATGAGGGGGTAGTCGTATGGGCAGGCATCTGGCTGGGAATTACGATGCTCCTGGCGTGCCTGGCACATCTCAGGGTAAAAGACCCGTTCGGTAAAACGGCACCCGCTATCTTATTTCTTGTATTAGTCCTCACACTATTCGTAATGAATGCAAATGACCTGGTGCTTCCCTTATCGTAA
- a CDS encoding YibE/F family protein, with product MNVLVWLAIILFLLMILIGGSKGARSFIALFFNFCVLFMTILFMTDPNADPIILTLIASTIISCITLFFINNFNNKTITAFTSTIITITILIFFIVIVTENTMIQGFSEEGIEELSIFSLYIGVDFVKVGAAMIIMSTIGAITDIAISITSPMREIIYHNPLISRKELFTSGLMIGRDILGTNTNTLFFAFFGGYLALLIWFKELSYSIGEIVNSKVFTGEMITILCAGIGVALVIPITSWITAYSLVRTREKNERSR from the coding sequence ATGAATGTATTAGTATGGCTAGCAATCATTTTATTTTTATTGATGATACTTATTGGAGGAAGTAAAGGAGCACGGTCTTTCATTGCTTTATTCTTCAACTTTTGCGTACTCTTCATGACAATACTTTTTATGACTGATCCCAATGCTGATCCAATTATCTTAACACTGATTGCAAGTACAATCATTAGTTGTATTACCCTCTTTTTCATTAATAACTTTAATAACAAAACAATCACAGCATTTACTTCTACTATTATAACGATCACTATTTTAATCTTTTTTATTGTTATAGTAACAGAGAATACTATGATTCAGGGATTTAGTGAAGAGGGAATAGAGGAGCTGAGCATATTTTCACTTTACATTGGAGTAGATTTTGTGAAAGTCGGCGCCGCCATGATTATCATGAGTACCATTGGTGCCATAACAGATATCGCCATTTCTATTACATCTCCTATGCGTGAAATAATTTATCATAATCCATTGATAAGCAGGAAAGAATTATTTACATCTGGATTAATGATTGGAAGGGATATCTTAGGAACAAATACGAATACGTTATTTTTTGCCTTTTTTGGAGGCTATCTGGCACTGTTGATCTGGTTTAAAGAATTATCTTATTCTATTGGAGAAATTGTAAATTCAAAAGTATTTACCGGTGAAATGATAACGATCCTTTGTGCAGGAATTGGTGTTGCTTTAGTTATACCTATTACTTCCTGGATTACTGCATACTCTCTAGTGAGAACAAGAGAGAAGAACGAGCGATCTAGATAG
- a CDS encoding YibE/F family protein: MGITINKFKKTTYKKILLYIILALCFAGSVFFVNNNYSFYERPIAKIVETNLKDTTEIIDMNNNEDHLFTQHIKAELQNGEKKGQLIHLTNEYSSSGAYDQEYHAGNELFVSIDKKANADSDLTGTIKDVKRDKYVVIIAWIFIFTLLVIGKKQGFFSIISLVVNAALLSYALDIYMNTSNISLLWASGISVILFTVFSLVLTNGFNEKSYAAIAATLLGTFVSFAITYLVMSLTSENGLRYEEMQFLTRPPQLVFMAGLLIGSLGAVMDVAITMSSSIFGLYEKNNNISVDALRTSGMDIGKDIMGTMTNILFFAYISGSIPALILYLKNDSPLSFTLSINLSLELARALAGGIGIVLTIPIGLYTAIFFVNRKRARL; encoded by the coding sequence TTGGGTATTACCATCAACAAATTCAAAAAAACAACTTACAAAAAAATCCTTTTATACATCATTCTAGCACTTTGTTTTGCCGGTTCTGTTTTCTTTGTTAATAACAATTATTCTTTCTATGAACGGCCAATAGCCAAAATCGTTGAAACGAATTTGAAAGATACAACTGAAATCATTGATATGAATAATAATGAAGATCATCTTTTCACTCAGCATATAAAAGCCGAGTTACAAAATGGAGAAAAAAAAGGACAGCTTATCCATCTAACCAACGAATATTCTTCATCAGGAGCCTACGATCAAGAATACCATGCTGGAAATGAGCTGTTTGTTTCAATTGATAAAAAAGCAAATGCAGATTCAGATTTAACTGGAACCATAAAGGACGTAAAACGTGATAAATATGTTGTGATCATAGCATGGATTTTTATCTTTACTTTACTTGTCATCGGAAAAAAGCAAGGATTTTTTTCGATAATAAGTTTGGTCGTCAATGCTGCTCTGTTATCTTATGCATTAGATATCTATATGAATACTTCAAACATAAGTTTGTTATGGGCATCCGGCATCAGTGTTATTTTATTTACTGTCTTTTCTTTGGTTCTCACTAACGGCTTTAATGAAAAATCATACGCAGCAATTGCGGCAACTCTACTAGGAACCTTTGTTTCGTTTGCCATTACCTATCTTGTGATGTCATTAACTTCCGAGAATGGTCTTCGATATGAAGAAATGCAATTTTTAACACGTCCTCCTCAATTGGTGTTTATGGCAGGGTTATTAATCGGATCTTTAGGAGCCGTAATGGATGTGGCGATTACCATGTCTTCTTCTATCTTTGGATTATATGAAAAGAATAACAACATATCGGTAGATGCACTTAGAACTTCAGGAATGGATATCGGAAAAGATATTATGGGAACCATGACAAACATTTTGTTTTTTGCCTATATAAGTGGTTCCATTCCCGCGCTTATATTGTATTTGAAGAATGATTCTCCATTATCGTTTACTCTCTCCATAAATCTTTCATTAGAGTTGGCTCGAGCACTAGCTGGTGGTATTGGAATTGTTTTAACAATTCCGATTGGTCTATATACTGCCATCTTTTTCGTTAATCGAAAGAGGGCGAGGTTATGA